The following proteins are co-located in the Shouchella hunanensis genome:
- a CDS encoding DMT family transporter yields MYWMFLVLAGCFEVCGVINLKLTEGFTKLKPTLFFFLFMGLSLLFLSLSLVEVPISIGYGIWTGIGASGSVLLGMFLFNEPKNWKKLALVGGIIACIISLKVVS; encoded by the coding sequence ATGTATTGGATGTTTTTAGTCTTAGCTGGTTGCTTTGAGGTATGCGGCGTCATTAACCTTAAATTAACAGAGGGCTTTACCAAATTAAAGCCTACTCTTTTTTTCTTTCTGTTTATGGGGCTTAGTCTTTTATTTCTGTCCCTCTCTCTTGTTGAGGTCCCCATCAGCATTGGCTACGGGATTTGGACAGGAATAGGCGCATCTGGAAGTGTCCTTTTAGGGATGTTTCTGTTTAACGAACCAAAGAATTGGAAGAAGCTCGCGTTAGTAGGTGGGATTATTGCGTGTATTATTAGTTTAAAGGTTGTATCCTAG
- a CDS encoding DMT family transporter translates to MAWVYLVIGGILEVGWALGLDYSDGFTKIEVVIPTVILFILSFFCFAKTLKTLPVSTAYAVFTGLGAFGTALIGMALLGDPVSLPKVIIVVLLITCIIGLKLVKDEPPDTRTGGEI, encoded by the coding sequence ATGGCTTGGGTGTATTTAGTCATCGGAGGGATACTGGAAGTAGGTTGGGCACTCGGTCTTGATTACTCAGATGGATTCACCAAAATAGAAGTTGTCATACCAACCGTCATCTTGTTTATTTTAAGCTTTTTTTGCTTTGCGAAAACGTTAAAGACGTTGCCAGTATCAACTGCTTATGCCGTTTTTACCGGACTTGGAGCGTTTGGAACAGCGCTAATTGGCATGGCTTTATTAGGTGATCCTGTTAGCTTACCGAAAGTGATTATTGTCGTACTACTCATCACATGTATTATTGGTCTTAAATTAGTAAAAGATGAACCGCCGGATACTCGTACTGGAGGCGAAATCTAA
- a CDS encoding ABC transporter permease: MNRLTKEQKKALFYKDLLDLRWNGQVLFNFFICLLVTLIFLWYPRQELPISFVIGFTFAMVTMFTQGNLVVEEREQGTLRRLQQVGFSIKDVLIIKMFVSFLVTSVLVFLFLLFYRFDPTISFNLLVLSFPIIIIMLLAGTFIGLQAKNTIEVSLYGTPIALFYLFLEGLLMNHQLGYMQWIAVFPNYHLYYGVTSDTLLPYLLTPYLWMIIVVIVFTWWFMNKMKTNKF, translated from the coding sequence ATGAACAGACTCACAAAAGAACAGAAAAAAGCGTTATTTTACAAAGATCTATTAGATTTACGTTGGAATGGGCAAGTTCTCTTTAACTTTTTCATCTGCCTTCTCGTTACGCTTATTTTCTTATGGTACCCGCGACAAGAACTTCCGATTTCCTTTGTGATCGGGTTTACCTTTGCTATGGTAACGATGTTTACGCAAGGAAATCTTGTAGTTGAAGAAAGAGAACAAGGGACGCTAAGACGCTTGCAACAAGTTGGCTTTTCCATTAAAGATGTCCTTATTATAAAAATGTTTGTATCATTTCTCGTTACATCCGTTCTTGTTTTTCTCTTTTTACTCTTCTATCGATTCGATCCAACGATTAGCTTCAACTTACTTGTTCTTAGTTTTCCCATTATTATCATCATGCTACTTGCTGGAACGTTTATAGGGTTACAGGCAAAAAACACTATTGAAGTGAGCTTGTATGGTACTCCTATTGCCTTGTTTTACTTGTTTCTCGAAGGCTTGCTTATGAATCACCAACTAGGTTACATGCAATGGATTGCTGTGTTTCCCAATTATCACTTGTATTATGGCGTAACGAGCGACACCTTACTGCCTTATTTACTCACCCCTTACCTTTGGATGATCATTGTCGTAATCGTGTTTACGTGGTGGTTCATGAACAAAATGAAAACAAATAAATTTTAA
- a CDS encoding LytTR family transcriptional regulator DNA-binding domain-containing protein, whose translation MAFSFNNLTKIEGNIVKLPPLTLTAEKGDILAIQSENEYIQRLFELFHHPKQLKSGTITFPEHNVYLFQRDDGLYRRLTVIETVKFWCRLYQQDVELNTILTMCELQTCAHKKTKFLTHSEKCRLQLASALIQQAEVCLFEDPSLMLDLQSKQVLHTLLTHLAENGGTILIFTTTLEDAIRLGNKVYRYNERGLHEVEQDNEESGILEEKPSPDSTDMQVQFNKVSAKIDDKIMLFNPMEIDYIEARDGQTYLFVNHEEFSSSTTIKALEERLQPLGFFRCHRSYLVNLQRVREIIVWSKNSYSLSLDNTSKSTIPLSKGNYSKLKELIQL comes from the coding sequence ATGGCATTTTCTTTTAATAATTTAACAAAAATTGAAGGAAACATCGTAAAGTTACCCCCTTTGACGCTCACTGCTGAAAAAGGGGATATCCTTGCTATTCAAAGCGAGAATGAGTACATTCAGCGTCTATTTGAGCTATTTCATCATCCAAAACAACTAAAGAGTGGTACGATAACATTTCCTGAACACAACGTGTATCTTTTTCAGCGTGATGATGGCTTATATCGGCGGTTAACCGTTATCGAAACCGTAAAATTTTGGTGCAGATTGTATCAACAAGACGTTGAGTTGAACACGATTTTAACGATGTGTGAACTGCAAACATGTGCACACAAAAAAACAAAGTTCCTGACACATTCCGAAAAATGTCGCTTACAACTTGCTTCAGCTCTGATACAACAGGCCGAAGTGTGTCTATTTGAAGATCCTTCGCTTATGCTTGATCTACAATCAAAGCAAGTACTGCATACCTTACTCACCCATTTAGCTGAAAACGGTGGCACTATCCTTATCTTCACCACAACGCTAGAAGATGCCATCCGATTAGGGAACAAAGTATACCGGTACAATGAACGTGGCTTACATGAAGTGGAACAAGATAACGAAGAGTCAGGAATACTAGAGGAAAAACCTTCTCCAGATAGCACGGATATGCAAGTCCAATTCAATAAAGTAAGTGCCAAGATTGACGACAAAATTATGCTCTTTAATCCAATGGAAATTGATTATATTGAAGCACGGGATGGGCAAACGTATTTATTTGTTAACCATGAGGAGTTCTCTTCTTCAACGACCATTAAAGCGCTAGAGGAACGCTTACAACCGTTAGGGTTTTTCAGGTGTCATCGCTCGTACTTAGTTAATCTTCAACGAGTCAGGGAGATTATCGTGTGGAGTAAAAATAGCTATAGTCTTAGTCTAGATAACACGTCCAAGAGTACGATTCCATTATCAAAAGGAAATTATAGTAAGTTGAAAGAGTTGATTCAACTATGA
- a CDS encoding NupC/NupG family nucleoside CNT transporter: MVEVLWGLAGCFTIIGILFLLSENKAKINFYTVGVGFALQILLGFAVLRWEFGREALLVVSDWIITVIGYGNEGLAFVFGPLAQGGEFAIFAVTVLGMIIFLTVLISLLYHIGVMQWVVRILGGGIAKLMRTSYTESVAAAANMFLGNTQTPLTIKPYLHTMTRSQVFSLMVGCLSSVSGAVMIGLSTMGIPLNYLLTAAVMSAPTGIMLAKLMVPETEVTQERFSDIAASVDERNKDTNLLDVIQESSRDGLQYAINVGLMLIAFISLIALLNGFIGGLGGLVGLENVTLEKMLGFVFAPIAFLIGIPWGEAVQAGNLIAQKLLVNEFVAFSSFYSSMDAFSPKSIAILTFALSGFANFGAAGSLIGMLSRMVPDRKKEFQGMFGKALFAATCANLLNGAVIMIIL, from the coding sequence ATGGTCGAAGTATTATGGGGATTGGCTGGCTGTTTTACGATTATCGGCATACTGTTTTTACTATCAGAAAACAAAGCGAAAATTAACTTTTACACAGTAGGGGTTGGTTTTGCTCTTCAGATTTTATTAGGTTTCGCCGTTCTTCGATGGGAGTTTGGTCGCGAGGCATTACTTGTTGTATCGGATTGGATTATAACGGTTATTGGCTACGGGAACGAAGGCTTGGCATTTGTGTTTGGCCCACTGGCTCAAGGGGGAGAGTTTGCCATCTTTGCGGTAACGGTTCTTGGCATGATCATTTTCTTAACAGTTCTTATTAGTTTGCTTTATCATATTGGTGTTATGCAATGGGTCGTCCGAATTCTTGGTGGTGGTATTGCGAAGCTCATGCGTACATCCTATACAGAATCCGTTGCAGCAGCAGCAAATATGTTTTTAGGTAATACGCAAACGCCATTAACCATCAAACCCTATCTACATACGATGACACGCTCACAAGTATTTTCATTAATGGTTGGCTGTTTATCGTCTGTGTCAGGTGCTGTAATGATTGGTTTAAGCACAATGGGTATTCCGTTAAACTATCTGTTGACGGCTGCGGTCATGTCGGCTCCAACAGGTATTATGCTTGCTAAACTGATGGTTCCAGAAACAGAAGTGACACAAGAACGCTTTTCTGACATTGCCGCAAGTGTAGATGAACGTAACAAAGACACGAATCTTCTTGATGTGATTCAAGAAAGTTCCAGAGACGGTCTTCAATATGCGATAAATGTTGGATTAATGCTAATCGCGTTTATTAGCTTAATTGCGTTATTGAATGGATTCATTGGTGGTTTAGGTGGACTTGTGGGACTGGAAAACGTTACGCTAGAAAAGATGCTAGGGTTTGTATTCGCTCCAATTGCGTTTCTTATTGGCATACCATGGGGGGAAGCGGTGCAAGCGGGTAATTTAATTGCTCAGAAGTTATTAGTGAATGAATTTGTTGCATTTAGCAGTTTTTATTCATCAATGGATGCATTTTCGCCTAAATCCATTGCGATTCTCACGTTTGCCTTAAGTGGATTTGCGAACTTTGGCGCAGCTGGCAGCTTAATTGGTATGCTTTCACGTATGGTTCCAGATCGGAAAAAAGAATTTCAAGGCATGTTTGGAAAAGCGTTGTTTGCAGCCACTTGTGCAAACCTCTTAAATGGCGCAGTGATTATGATTATATTATAA
- a CDS encoding TetR/AcrR family transcriptional regulator: MSKSTKTNMIETMAKLLQKQGYHGTGLNEVIQVSGSPKGSIYHHFPGGKEALAVAAIQWTQEQVHTYLTTQLAKEKTANTAIAQLIEDSANQFDEGTYFRGVPMIALTLENASSSEAIRLACKEAFEDWERLIAEKLMEDGLHEAEALRRASVIHSMMQGAAAVSFAKQSSEPLRLVATHISI, translated from the coding sequence GTGTCTAAATCGACAAAAACAAATATGATTGAAACAATGGCAAAGCTTTTGCAAAAGCAAGGGTATCATGGTACTGGACTAAATGAAGTCATTCAGGTGAGCGGCAGTCCAAAAGGCTCTATTTACCATCATTTCCCAGGTGGGAAAGAAGCATTAGCAGTGGCAGCAATCCAATGGACGCAGGAGCAAGTGCATACGTATTTAACGACGCAATTAGCAAAAGAAAAAACAGCCAATACCGCTATTGCACAGCTCATTGAGGATAGTGCGAATCAATTTGATGAAGGTACATATTTTCGCGGTGTGCCGATGATTGCTCTAACCCTTGAAAACGCTTCATCAAGTGAAGCGATACGGTTAGCTTGTAAAGAGGCATTTGAAGATTGGGAACGCCTCATTGCCGAAAAATTAATGGAGGATGGTCTTCATGAAGCAGAGGCACTGAGACGGGCATCAGTTATTCACTCCATGATGCAAGGTGCAGCCGCAGTCAGTTTTGCCAAGCAATCAAGTGAACCACTGCGATTAGTCGCAACTCATATTTCTATTTAG
- a CDS encoding purine-nucleoside phosphorylase: MNLIEQIKEATSYIQSKTSTVPEVGIILGSGLGNLADDLTNAVEIPYEDIPHFSKSAAIGHANKLVIGELNGKTVAAMKGRYHYYEGYTLGQVTFPVRVMKALGIQTVIITNACGAVNTSFNPGELMLINDHINLVGSNPLIGENENELGPRFPDLSEVYSGRLRSIAKKVAEEQGTKVNEGVYSWWSGPAYETPAEIRMIRTLGGDAVGMSTVPEATVATHAGMEVLGISCLTNMACGILDEPLSHDDVIVVAGKANQAFTSLVKGILKEL; this comes from the coding sequence ATGAATCTAATTGAACAAATAAAAGAAGCAACAAGCTATATTCAATCAAAAACAAGTACGGTTCCAGAAGTAGGCATTATCCTAGGCTCTGGGCTTGGTAACCTAGCAGATGATTTAACAAATGCGGTAGAAATCCCATATGAAGACATTCCACATTTCTCAAAATCAGCAGCCATTGGCCACGCCAATAAGCTCGTTATTGGTGAATTAAATGGCAAGACGGTTGCGGCAATGAAAGGGCGCTATCATTATTATGAAGGCTACACTCTCGGTCAAGTTACCTTCCCGGTTCGTGTGATGAAGGCATTAGGGATACAGACAGTTATCATTACGAATGCGTGTGGCGCTGTTAACACATCCTTTAATCCAGGTGAACTTATGTTGATTAACGACCACATTAATCTAGTAGGATCAAATCCGTTAATTGGTGAAAATGAGAATGAACTTGGACCACGTTTTCCGGACTTATCAGAAGTATATAGCGGGCGCCTTCGCAGTATTGCGAAAAAAGTTGCTGAAGAACAAGGCACAAAAGTAAATGAAGGCGTGTATAGTTGGTGGAGTGGTCCTGCTTATGAAACCCCAGCAGAAATTCGCATGATTCGTACTCTAGGAGGAGACGCTGTTGGGATGTCGACTGTTCCTGAAGCGACGGTGGCTACTCACGCAGGTATGGAAGTGTTAGGGATTTCCTGTTTAACGAATATGGCTTGCGGAATTTTAGATGAGCCGCTAAGTCATGACGATGTGATCGTGGTTGCGGGTAAAGCGAACCAAGCGTTTACGTCGCTTGTTAAAGGCATTTTAAAAGAACTGTAA
- a CDS encoding PRD domain-containing protein → MKFIKAFNNNVALVKDDSELEWIIMGTGVGFQKSKGDLIPEEDIRRKFVAEQSSTRKPIMQVLNEIDPKVLDVSVEIIKNAESSLKVTFTNSIYLTLADHLSFAIKRSNERIDYAEASRWEVKNLYPKEYEAAKEAIRQVFDKLDVLLPKSEETFLTYHFVNGQQENKTKMEETLKMTELINRVIELVQYHFQIKLDEDSLNYTRFVTHLRYFLIRQMKQDALEQEEVDKTLLELVKTKYEKAYQAVEKIAKLLETKYGWTLSSNERLYLTLHVWRVTKR, encoded by the coding sequence ATGAAATTCATAAAAGCATTCAATAACAATGTTGCATTGGTGAAAGATGATTCTGAGTTAGAGTGGATTATCATGGGAACAGGCGTCGGTTTTCAGAAAAGCAAGGGCGACCTCATTCCTGAGGAGGACATTCGTCGTAAATTTGTTGCGGAACAATCTTCTACTCGAAAGCCTATTATGCAAGTGTTGAATGAAATTGATCCTAAAGTCCTCGACGTATCAGTAGAAATTATTAAAAATGCTGAATCCAGTTTAAAGGTTACATTTACGAACTCTATTTATTTAACCCTTGCCGATCATTTAAGTTTTGCAATCAAACGCTCAAATGAACGAATTGATTATGCTGAAGCGAGCCGCTGGGAAGTGAAAAATCTCTATCCTAAGGAATATGAAGCAGCGAAGGAAGCCATTCGTCAAGTATTTGACAAGCTTGATGTGCTGTTACCGAAAAGCGAAGAGACGTTTCTAACCTATCATTTTGTGAATGGTCAGCAAGAAAACAAAACGAAAATGGAAGAAACATTAAAGATGACAGAGTTGATTAATCGTGTGATTGAACTTGTTCAATACCATTTTCAGATTAAATTAGACGAGGATTCTTTGAACTATACAAGGTTTGTTACTCATCTACGCTATTTTTTAATACGACAAATGAAGCAAGACGCACTTGAACAAGAGGAAGTGGATAAAACCCTTCTGGAGCTAGTGAAAACGAAGTATGAAAAAGCGTATCAGGCGGTTGAAAAGATAGCAAAACTACTGGAAACAAAATACGGTTGGACACTTTCATCCAATGAAAGGCTATATCTTACTTTACATGTTTGGCGTGTGACCAAACGTTAA
- a CDS encoding beta-glucoside-specific PTS transporter subunit IIABC, translating into MTKHKELAEKVLSHVGGAGNVYQAWHCVTRLRFNLTNKDNVDIEAIKQIDGVLGAQFSGDQFQVIIGNKVADVYAELEPLVENEGGGKNDQKSGKSGVISSVMDFISGVFTPILPALAGAGLLKGFLALFVTVGWMTNTGDTYAVLNAIGDSVFYFLPFFLAVSTARKVKTNEYLALIVAGTMMYPTFIDAANGLTDQTSFTLFNLSFISIPVLSYASSVIPIILSVLLLKYVYNGVKKVVPSVISLMFSPLLTFLIVLPITLWIIGPLGSNLGEGLSTVFVWLFDVAGPVAGLLLGGLMPLVIMTGMHYAFVPIAIQNINSSGTDTFLQPMMFISNLAQSGAAFGVAVRSRNKALKQLAASSGISAMIGITEPAMYGVNMKLKKPFIYAMLSSGVLGAFAGWYGFKAFALGGLVGVFSIPVFADPSGAVGAIVVAVLLFVLSLVIPFVLVLVLGFKDIPEENDSTPVVENKKEIVASGKEKAINSPLKGELVPLKDLSDPTFAQEIMGKGVAIEPTENRIIAPISGEVMVLPDSQHAIGIKGDEGEEILIHIGIDTVSLKGEHFKAFVQVGDRIEVGELLITFDREAIKEAGFQTVTMIIVTNTPDYLDVLPMNESGLIFEGEQLLTIIR; encoded by the coding sequence ATGACAAAGCATAAGGAACTAGCAGAAAAAGTCCTTAGTCATGTAGGCGGAGCAGGAAACGTTTATCAAGCATGGCATTGCGTTACCCGTTTACGCTTTAATTTAACAAACAAAGACAACGTTGACATTGAAGCCATTAAACAAATAGATGGCGTATTAGGCGCTCAATTTTCAGGCGATCAGTTTCAAGTCATTATTGGAAACAAAGTGGCTGATGTTTACGCAGAGTTAGAACCACTAGTAGAAAATGAAGGTGGGGGAAAAAACGACCAAAAGAGTGGAAAGTCAGGCGTCATCTCGTCTGTTATGGACTTTATCTCTGGTGTGTTCACTCCTATTCTTCCGGCTTTAGCAGGCGCCGGTTTACTTAAAGGGTTTCTGGCTTTATTTGTAACCGTTGGCTGGATGACAAATACAGGTGATACGTATGCGGTTTTAAATGCGATTGGCGATAGTGTCTTTTATTTCCTGCCGTTTTTCCTAGCTGTTTCTACAGCTCGTAAAGTAAAGACAAATGAGTATCTTGCTTTAATTGTAGCTGGGACGATGATGTATCCAACATTTATTGATGCTGCTAATGGACTGACGGATCAAACAAGTTTTACGTTGTTTAATCTTTCATTCATTTCCATCCCTGTCTTAAGTTATGCATCGAGTGTTATTCCCATTATCTTATCTGTTCTACTTTTAAAATATGTTTATAACGGCGTTAAAAAAGTAGTACCGTCTGTTATTTCATTAATGTTCTCGCCTTTACTTACATTCTTAATTGTTTTGCCTATAACGTTATGGATTATTGGTCCACTTGGATCGAATTTAGGGGAAGGACTTTCAACTGTTTTTGTTTGGCTTTTTGATGTCGCAGGTCCTGTCGCAGGGTTGCTACTAGGTGGTCTTATGCCGCTCGTTATCATGACGGGGATGCATTATGCGTTTGTTCCAATTGCGATTCAGAACATTAACTCCAGCGGAACCGATACATTTTTGCAACCTATGATGTTCATTAGCAATTTAGCTCAATCAGGGGCAGCTTTTGGTGTTGCAGTTCGATCGAGAAATAAAGCGTTAAAACAATTAGCTGCCTCTTCAGGTATTTCAGCGATGATCGGTATTACGGAACCAGCCATGTATGGAGTGAACATGAAGTTAAAGAAACCGTTTATTTATGCCATGCTTTCAAGTGGTGTACTTGGTGCCTTTGCAGGATGGTATGGTTTTAAAGCCTTTGCTCTTGGTGGTTTAGTAGGTGTATTTTCGATTCCTGTTTTTGCAGATCCTAGTGGAGCGGTTGGCGCGATTGTCGTAGCGGTTCTTCTGTTTGTTCTTTCGCTTGTCATTCCGTTTGTGCTCGTATTGGTCTTAGGTTTTAAAGACATACCAGAAGAAAACGATTCAACGCCAGTAGTTGAAAATAAAAAGGAAATCGTTGCTTCAGGTAAAGAAAAAGCAATCAACTCCCCATTAAAAGGAGAATTAGTACCTTTAAAAGACTTATCTGATCCTACGTTTGCCCAGGAAATTATGGGAAAAGGCGTCGCGATTGAGCCGACAGAAAACCGGATTATTGCTCCTATATCTGGAGAGGTCATGGTTCTTCCTGACTCTCAACATGCGATTGGGATTAAAGGAGACGAAGGCGAAGAAATTCTCATTCACATAGGAATTGATACCGTGTCCCTCAAAGGAGAGCACTTCAAAGCATTCGTACAAGTAGGGGATCGGATTGAGGTTGGGGAACTGCTCATAACGTTTGATCGTGAGGCCATCAAGGAAGCTGGATTTCAAACGGTAACGATGATCATTGTAACGAATACACCAGATTATCTAGATGTCCTTCCTATGAACGAATCTGGTCTTATCTTTGAAGGGGAACAACTGTTAACCATTATTCGCTAA
- a CDS encoding glycoside hydrolase family 1 protein — translation MKNEITGFDSHFLWGGATAANQVEGAFDKDGKGLSTADMVPYIPKSKRGMNMAMDVTSEYIEDVLAGKREDRFPKRDGVDFYHRYKEDIALFAELGFKVFRLSINWARIFPNGDDAEPNEKGLQFYENVFKELKKYKIEPLVTLSHYETPLALTRKYNGWYSREVIGFFTRYAETVFTRYKDLVKYWLTFNEINVMTHSPYTGGGVLIDRVPNKTSDQIAYQAVHHQFVASALATKLAHEIIPGSQVGCMLARMQTYPVTNHPDDILKAQRDNDLNLFFTDVHAKGEYPSYMNRFFAENEIVIEKEAEDDTILKQYPVDFISFSYYMSISVTTHGDHEDTVGNLVKGAVKNQYLESSDWGWQIDPKGLRVTLRDFHNRYGKPLFIVENGLGAYDTVEADGTIKDTYRIDYLKQHIEQMKEAVKDGVNLLGYTAWGPIDLISMSTSEMSKRYGFIYVDQDDEGNGTLNRSKKASFAWYKNVIATNGEEL, via the coding sequence ATGAAAAACGAAATAACTGGATTTGATTCACATTTTCTATGGGGAGGCGCAACAGCTGCCAACCAAGTAGAAGGTGCATTTGATAAAGATGGAAAAGGCCTTTCAACTGCTGATATGGTCCCGTATATTCCAAAATCAAAACGGGGCATGAATATGGCGATGGATGTCACGTCAGAATACATTGAAGATGTGTTGGCTGGGAAAAGAGAAGATCGCTTCCCGAAACGAGATGGTGTTGATTTTTATCACCGTTACAAAGAAGACATTGCCCTATTTGCAGAACTAGGTTTTAAAGTATTCCGTCTGTCCATAAATTGGGCACGTATTTTTCCGAATGGAGATGATGCGGAGCCGAATGAAAAGGGATTGCAGTTTTATGAAAATGTCTTTAAAGAGTTAAAAAAATACAAGATCGAACCATTGGTTACACTTTCACATTATGAAACACCACTCGCGCTTACGCGAAAGTATAATGGGTGGTACAGTCGTGAAGTCATCGGCTTCTTTACACGTTATGCAGAAACGGTGTTTACGCGTTATAAAGACCTTGTTAAATATTGGCTAACATTTAATGAAATTAACGTTATGACGCATAGCCCTTATACAGGTGGCGGGGTTTTAATTGATCGTGTTCCGAATAAAACAAGCGACCAAATTGCTTACCAAGCGGTTCACCATCAGTTCGTAGCAAGTGCTTTAGCGACGAAATTAGCGCATGAGATTATCCCAGGGTCCCAAGTTGGTTGTATGCTGGCAAGAATGCAGACTTATCCAGTAACCAACCATCCAGACGATATTTTAAAAGCGCAACGAGATAATGATTTGAACTTGTTCTTTACAGACGTTCACGCTAAAGGTGAGTACCCTTCCTATATGAATCGGTTCTTTGCAGAGAATGAGATTGTGATTGAAAAAGAAGCAGAAGATGACACCATTTTGAAGCAGTATCCAGTCGACTTTATCTCATTCAGCTATTACATGTCTATTTCAGTTACGACCCACGGTGATCACGAGGATACGGTTGGAAACCTAGTCAAAGGTGCTGTGAAAAATCAGTATCTTGAATCATCCGATTGGGGCTGGCAAATTGATCCTAAAGGTTTACGTGTTACCCTGCGTGATTTCCACAACCGATATGGTAAACCATTATTTATTGTTGAGAACGGTTTAGGGGCGTACGACACGGTTGAAGCGGATGGCACGATAAAGGATACGTATCGAATTGATTACTTGAAGCAGCACATTGAACAGATGAAAGAGGCTGTTAAAGATGGTGTGAACTTGCTTGGGTATACGGCTTGGGGGCCAATTGATTTAATTAGTATGTCAACATCGGAAATGTCAAAGCGGTATGGCTTTATTTATGTCGATCAGGATGACGAAGGAAATGGTACGTTAAATCGCTCCAAAAAAGCTTCATTTGCTTGGTACAAAAATGTGATTGCAACGAATGGGGAAGAATTATAA
- a CDS encoding metal-dependent hydrolase family protein, whose translation MTITAITNVTMIDGTGNDAIEQAVVLVEKNHIKAVGTSQTITIPSDATIIDGGGQYLLPGLIDTHVHMALEIKNVQESLLTPFSYRFFEAAKRLETTIQTGITSVRDAGFADAGIKKAVEDGLVAGPRMQVSINPLTITGGHGDSWNISGIDTTPPVYPGMPDGKCDGREEVRKTVREMLRAGADVVKVHATGGVSSPTDHPEFTQFSQEELEVMVEEATFRKGVKVMAHGQGAEGIKNAVRAGIHSIEHGIFIDDEALELMLEHGTYLVPTLLAPLAVLEAAETSNTMAPYAIEKSKEVIDIHKKSIEKAYKAGVKIAMGTDAGVFPHGINLRELGLMCEIGMSPMEAIVASTKTAAECMGWGEKVGTIEAGKWADVIIVNGNPLDDIHILENPEHITFVMKDGNTYKDTLAI comes from the coding sequence ATGACGATAACAGCTATTACAAACGTAACAATGATTGACGGTACAGGCAATGACGCCATTGAACAGGCAGTTGTGCTTGTGGAGAAGAATCACATTAAAGCGGTAGGCACTTCTCAAACCATTACCATTCCTTCAGACGCAACGATTATCGATGGAGGTGGTCAATACCTCCTTCCAGGACTCATTGATACTCACGTTCATATGGCACTTGAAATTAAAAATGTGCAAGAATCGTTATTAACACCTTTCTCGTATCGATTCTTTGAAGCAGCCAAGCGACTAGAAACGACGATTCAGACAGGAATTACTTCTGTTCGCGACGCAGGTTTTGCTGATGCAGGTATAAAAAAAGCCGTAGAAGACGGGTTAGTAGCGGGTCCTAGAATGCAAGTAAGCATTAACCCTCTTACGATTACAGGCGGCCACGGCGATAGTTGGAACATTTCAGGAATTGATACGACACCACCTGTTTATCCTGGCATGCCTGATGGAAAATGTGACGGTCGTGAAGAAGTACGCAAAACCGTTCGTGAAATGTTGCGTGCCGGAGCTGATGTTGTGAAAGTCCATGCGACTGGTGGCGTGTCAAGCCCTACCGATCATCCAGAATTCACTCAGTTCTCTCAGGAAGAACTTGAAGTGATGGTCGAAGAAGCAACGTTTCGTAAAGGTGTGAAAGTAATGGCTCACGGTCAAGGTGCAGAAGGGATTAAAAACGCTGTTCGTGCCGGCATTCATTCCATCGAGCATGGCATTTTTATTGACGATGAAGCCTTGGAGCTTATGCTTGAACATGGTACCTATCTCGTCCCAACCCTGCTTGCTCCTCTCGCCGTCTTAGAAGCTGCAGAAACATCAAACACGATGGCTCCTTATGCCATTGAAAAGTCAAAAGAAGTGATTGATATTCATAAGAAAAGCATTGAAAAAGCGTACAAAGCAGGTGTGAAAATCGCAATGGGTACCGATGCAGGTGTTTTTCCACACGGCATTAATCTCCGAGAGCTTGGTCTGATGTGTGAAATTGGCATGTCGCCAATGGAAGCCATTGTTGCGTCAACGAAAACCGCTGCAGAATGTATGGGCTGGGGAGAAAAAGTAGGTACGATTGAGGCTGGTAAATGGGCTGATGTCATTATCGTAAACGGTAATCCACTTGATGACATACACATTTTGGAGAACCCTGAACACATTACTTTTGTGATGAAAGACGGTAACACCTATAAAGATACACTTGCCATTTAA